The following are encoded in a window of bacterium SCSIO 12643 genomic DNA:
- a CDS encoding Crp/Fnr family transcriptional regulator, which translates to MSHLEEIKTTLAQVLPPDQLEDLMAIGQLKTLSSGEYFIREGETPQKLAFVLTGLFRYVYINDKGLEFTKSLIQERDFISSYSAMITQSGSHFFIEALEDAVVFVIPYHKWQTLLAQDPFWTGFLLKFIEKGFITKEKRERDLLLLPAETRYQNFLKEYPGMEGRIKQTIIASYLGIQPESLSRIRKKMSS; encoded by the coding sequence ATGAGCCACCTGGAAGAAATCAAAACCACACTTGCTCAGGTTTTACCACCGGATCAACTGGAGGATTTAATGGCTATTGGGCAATTAAAAACTCTGTCATCGGGTGAATATTTTATTCGTGAAGGCGAAACTCCGCAAAAACTCGCTTTTGTATTAACCGGTTTATTCCGCTATGTCTACATCAATGACAAAGGTTTGGAATTTACCAAGAGCTTGATTCAGGAACGTGATTTTATATCCTCCTACTCCGCGATGATTACCCAAAGTGGTTCACATTTTTTTATTGAAGCATTAGAAGATGCTGTGGTCTTCGTGATTCCTTACCATAAATGGCAAACCCTACTCGCTCAGGATCCGTTTTGGACTGGATTTCTATTGAAGTTTATCGAAAAAGGGTTTATCACTAAAGAAAAACGCGAACGGGATTTACTCCTACTTCCTGCGGAAACCCGTTACCAGAATTTTCTAAAAGAATATCCAGGTATGGAGGGGAGAATCAAACAAACCATCATTGCGTCTT
- a CDS encoding pyridoxamine 5'-phosphate oxidase family protein, with amino-acid sequence MEYPKSKINEVKRGAQKASYDQEVIFSILDATEICHIAFIYEEKPFVQPINFGRHGDKIYIHGSYKNRMTEALIQAKEVCMNVMLLDSMKLTRSAFHHSVNYRSAMIFGTVRELTEDDDKLVGLKSIINHFVPNRWEHCRAPNAGELKATRVLEFSIDTASAKIAAAPPNDNKRDYELDYWAGEIPVRMEYGTPTPDVHIKEGSEVPQHVLDFIDYKKTQ; translated from the coding sequence ATGGAATACCCAAAGTCAAAAATCAACGAAGTTAAGCGTGGTGCACAGAAAGCATCATACGATCAGGAAGTGATTTTCTCAATCCTGGACGCCACCGAAATTTGTCATATTGCATTTATTTATGAGGAGAAACCCTTTGTGCAACCCATTAATTTCGGGCGCCATGGAGATAAGATCTATATCCATGGATCATATAAAAACCGGATGACTGAAGCTTTGATTCAAGCCAAAGAGGTCTGTATGAACGTGATGCTTTTAGATTCCATGAAACTCACACGTTCAGCTTTTCACCATTCGGTAAATTATCGTTCGGCTATGATTTTTGGAACCGTTAGAGAACTGACTGAAGATGACGATAAACTGGTAGGTTTAAAAAGTATCATCAATCACTTTGTTCCCAATCGTTGGGAACACTGTCGTGCACCCAATGCCGGAGAGCTCAAAGCCACACGGGTATTGGAATTCTCTATTGATACAGCTTCGGCCAAAATTGCCGCAGCACCACCCAACGACAATAAAAGAGATTATGAACTGGATTATTGGGCCGGAGAAATTCCGGTGAGAATGGAATACGGTACACCTACTCCGGATGTGCATATAAAAGAAGGTAGCGAAGTGCCGCAACACGTTTTGGATTTTATTGATTATAAAAAAACACAATAA
- a CDS encoding carboxypeptidase regulatory-like domain-containing protein — protein sequence MRITISIFLLAILGLSACKKDDPETPSPTIKYDIIGSVNLYDEGTASISDSGMLVTVVGSNPAITAITDNDGDFNLSEVTSGTYTLTFEKANYGTFKRFNVDHTSNTHTIITQNPSLGMESTTSVSQLTTNISNDTVILNTTLVQNASISNPKYVRVFMGKNSDLSAQKYDAYSPAYVKQINPFTIKYSRTDLVDMGFQTGETVYVNVVGESFFSNDYDDPNLNYRVFPNIFWKATTTSFIVP from the coding sequence ATGCGTATCACAATTTCTATTTTCCTACTCGCTATTCTTGGTTTAAGCGCTTGCAAAAAAGACGATCCGGAGACACCTTCACCCACCATAAAATATGATATCATAGGTTCGGTCAATCTCTATGATGAAGGTACCGCTTCTATTTCTGACTCGGGTATGTTGGTCACCGTGGTGGGGAGTAATCCTGCGATCACCGCAATTACCGACAATGATGGAGATTTTAACCTATCTGAAGTGACCTCAGGAACGTATACACTCACTTTTGAGAAAGCCAATTATGGTACGTTCAAAAGGTTTAACGTTGATCATACCAGTAATACCCACACGATCATTACACAAAATCCTTCATTGGGGATGGAGAGTACCACCAGTGTTTCGCAACTCACCACAAATATTTCAAATGACACGGTGATATTGAACACTACACTGGTTCAAAACGCCAGTATTTCAAATCCGAAATATGTACGTGTTTTTATGGGGAAAAACAGTGATTTGAGTGCGCAAAAATATGATGCGTATTCTCCGGCATACGTCAAACAGATCAATCCGTTTACCATTAAATATTCCCGTACCGATTTAGTGGATATGGGTTTTCAAACGGGTGAAACGGTTTATGTGAATGTGGTAGGAGAATCCTTCTTTTCAAATGATTATGATGATCCAAATTTAAACTACCGTGTTTTCCCGAATATATTCTGGAAAGCCACAACAACGAGCTTTATTGTTCCTTAA
- a CDS encoding lactoylglutathione lyase, with the protein MTEIEFILYVKDQTASRDFYTQILTLEPHLDVPGMTEFLLSENVKLGLMPETGIAKIISGPLPHPQTGTGIPRCELYLKVPNAAAYMQRGIDAGATEVSPLQIRNWGDQAGYMADPDGHVIAFAEANS; encoded by the coding sequence ATGACCGAAATAGAATTCATATTGTATGTAAAAGACCAAACGGCCAGTAGAGATTTCTATACACAGATTTTGACGTTAGAACCCCATCTAGATGTACCGGGAATGACAGAGTTTTTACTTTCAGAAAATGTAAAACTCGGCTTAATGCCCGAAACGGGAATTGCCAAAATCATATCCGGTCCACTTCCCCACCCGCAAACCGGAACCGGAATTCCCAGATGTGAATTGTATTTAAAAGTTCCCAATGCAGCAGCATATATGCAACGCGGAATTGATGCCGGAGCTACAGAAGTGAGTCCGTTACAAATACGTAATTGGGGCGATCAAGCAGGATATATGGCTGATCCGGATGGACATGTGATTGCATTTGCCGAAGCGAACTCGTAA
- a CDS encoding ADP-ribosylglycohydrolase family protein, whose protein sequence is MNIANQFKGCIIAGAIGDAMGSGYENVVQNEDHAFYPFGKPEPQEPIWQITDDTQLTLATIESIAELGRANPDNIANHFLKLYQSKKLSGIGASTLKALRELEFGGHWSQIGRKGEYAAGNGAAMRAAPLAFVDRISNSTIRDICYITHQNEEAYIGALCVIISIRSALNGQWIGKGNLIDMVLQQIPDTRVKDRLIQIQHMENLQEVGHLGNSGYVVDSIPLALAAANKVTELGIENMLQQLIDIGGDTDTNCSIAGQIAGALIGFDQIPTHLVEQLNQLSESDWIYNTMARFIEK, encoded by the coding sequence ATGAACATAGCCAACCAATTTAAAGGATGCATCATTGCCGGAGCCATTGGCGATGCGATGGGAAGTGGCTATGAAAATGTAGTGCAAAATGAGGATCATGCCTTTTATCCATTCGGTAAACCTGAACCCCAAGAACCCATATGGCAAATTACCGATGATACTCAATTAACTCTTGCAACCATTGAGTCTATTGCAGAACTAGGACGGGCAAATCCTGATAACATTGCCAATCACTTCTTAAAACTATATCAATCCAAAAAATTAAGCGGTATTGGTGCCAGTACTTTAAAAGCATTAAGGGAGTTAGAATTTGGAGGACATTGGAGTCAAATTGGTCGCAAGGGTGAATACGCTGCCGGAAACGGTGCCGCAATGCGCGCTGCTCCATTGGCGTTTGTAGATCGTATTTCAAATTCAACCATCCGAGATATTTGTTATATCACCCATCAAAATGAAGAAGCCTATATTGGGGCGCTTTGTGTAATCATTTCTATTCGTAGCGCACTTAATGGTCAATGGATAGGAAAGGGAAACCTTATAGATATGGTGCTTCAACAAATCCCTGATACCCGAGTTAAAGACCGCTTGATTCAAATTCAACATATGGAAAATCTTCAGGAAGTTGGACATTTGGGAAATAGCGGATATGTGGTAGATTCTATTCCCTTAGCTCTAGCTGCTGCCAATAAAGTTACTGAGTTGGGCATTGAAAACATGCTTCAGCAATTAATTGATATTGGTGGCGATACAGATACCAACTGTTCAATTGCAGGTCAAATAGCAGGCGCATTAATTGGTTTTGATCAGATTCCAACTCATCTTGTAGAGCAACTCAATCAGCTTTCAGAAAGTGATTGGATTTATAATACAATGGCTAGATTCATTGAAAAATAA